The Apium graveolens cultivar Ventura chromosome 6, ASM990537v1, whole genome shotgun sequence genome contains a region encoding:
- the LOC141664613 gene encoding uncharacterized protein LOC141664613: MDAHVKLLFTAGDLLPDPDAVDEAIFERISTAATLKEAWSTFNTTYKGEDKVKMIRLQALRGEFELLRMKEIEFVEDYFNRKDCYSRLKYERNETSFLHESSESKNEESVLLMFNEQEVSTKNIWYIDSGCSQHMTGHKSILINLDESVQREVKTDDDKQHLIQGCGDVPIQTKRGQNFVCDVYYIPGLKHNLLSVGQLLNKGHNVIFNGELCEIRDKNNSLIARIKMTPNKMFPLKLNETSLNCFSSIVEEKSWLWHLRYNHLSFSTLSKICQEHMVRGIPYINKQDQICEGHVFGKHKRDSFPSGMAKRAS, translated from the exons ATGGATGCTCATGTGAAACTTCTTTTTACTGCTGGAGATCTCCTTCCTGATCCTGAT GCAGTAGATGAAGCTATTTTTGAAAGGATCTCTACAGCAGCAACATTAAAAGAAGCATGGAGCACTTTTAATACAACATACAAAGGTGAAGACAAGGTGAAAATGATAAGATTGCAGGCTTTAAGGGGTGAGTTTGAGCTATTAAGAATGAAGGAGATAGAGTTCGTAGAAGACTACTTTAACAGA AAAGATTGCTACTCGAGATTGAAATATGAAAGAAATGAGACCAGTTTTTTACATGAAAGTTCTGAATCAAAGAATGAAGAATCTGTCCTTCTTATGTTTAATGAGCAAGAGGTCTCCACCAAGAATATTTGGTACATTGACAGTGGTTGCAGCCAGCACATGACAGGACACAAAAGCATTCTTATTAATCTGGATGAATCTGTCCAGCGAGAGGTAAAAACTGACGATGATAAACAGCACCTGATACAAGGATGTGGTGATGTTCCAATCCAAACCAAACGAGGCCAGAATTTTGTTTGTGATGTCTACTATATTCCAGGGCTGAAGCACAATCTTTTAAGCGTGGGACAATTATTAAATAAGGGACATAATGTGATTTTCAATGGTGAGCTGTGTGAAATAAGAGATAAGAATAATTCTCTTATTGCGAGAATCAAAATGACACCAAATAAAATGTTCCCTTTAAAGTTAAATGAGACATCACTCAATTGTTTCTCTAGTATTGTGGAGGAAAAATCATGGCTGTGGCATCTAAGATACAATCATCTAAGCTTCAGCACACTCTCAAAAATCTGTCAGGAGCATATGGTGAGAGGCATTCCATACATCAATAAACAAGATCAAATCTGTGAAGGCCATGTATTTGGAAAACACAAACGTGATTCTTTTCCAAGTGGAATGGCAAAAAGGGCATCTTAA